In one window of Nicotiana tabacum cultivar K326 chromosome 12, ASM71507v2, whole genome shotgun sequence DNA:
- the LOC142167376 gene encoding uncharacterized protein LOC142167376: protein MRIAILGRNKLGFIDGTCKREDFGPNLVDFLGRRNAIILSWIMNYVSKELYSRIVYSTNASSVWGDLKERFNKIDCSRIFQIQKEIATITQGTSSISAYFSKLRLLWVEFDRLAPIPGCDCAKSREFVVSMERLKLLQFLIGLNESYEQARSQLLMIVSVPIINKTYSILMERESQRSMVNADTGEVKALMTTRANNPAQKGKKNYYLYCDYCKLKGHTREGCYKLIVYLADFKYRKKPGVGAAQNAVVEDQGRHDALENTD, encoded by the coding sequence ATGAGAATTGCAATCCTAGGAAGGAACAAACTAGGGTTCATAGACGGCACCTGTAAAAGAGAGGATTTTGGGCCAAATTTAGTTGATTTCTTGGGGAGACGCAATGCTATTATTCTATCGTGGATCATGAATTATGTGTCGAAGGAACTGTACAGTAGAATAGTGTACTCGACAAATGCCTCCTCAGTTTGGGGAGATTTGAAGGAACGATTTAACAAAATTGATTGCTCTAggatttttcaaatacaaaaggAAATTGCTACTATAACTCAGGGAACCAGTTCTATTTCTGCTTATTTCTCAAAGTTGCGTCTGTTGTGGGTTGAGTTTGACAGGCTAGCTCCAATTCCTGGATGTGATTGTGCCAAATCACGTGAATTTGTAGTGTCTATGGAGAGGCTGAAGCTGTTACAGTTTCTAATAGGACTCAATGAGTCCTATGAACAGGCAAGGAGCCAGCTTCTAATGATAGTGTCAGTGCCTATAATCAACAAAACCTACTCGATATTGATGGAAAGGGAAAGCCAGAGGAGCATGGTAAATGCTGATACTGGAGAGGTGAAAGCACTCATGACAACAAGGGCCAATAATCCTGCTCAGAAAGGGAAAAAGAACTACTACTTGTACTGTGATTATTGCAAACTCAAAGGGCACACTCGTGAAGGATGCTACAAGTTGATAGTATATCTTGCTGACTTTAAGTATAGAAAGAAGCCTGGTGTTGGAGCTGCTCAGAATGCTGTAGTGGAGGATCAAGGAAGGCATGATGCATTGGAAAATACTGATTGA